The nucleotide window CCAAAAATAATGATTCCAAATGATCCTCGCTTCGCTGCACATCCAGAGTGAAGTGCTCGGAGGGACTCAGTGTATACGAGAGCTGCGCATTCGATCCGATATCTGCATCCGACGCGCCCTCCAGAGGAAAACGCGACCCAGGCAGCGACAGTTCCGCGATGCTGATGTTTTTGGAGGCGGCGGGGAAGCGCGGCGCATTGTCGTTGATGTCGGTGACCTCCACCTCCACGTGGAAGACGCGCAGCGGCCGgtccagcagcacctccaggcGCAGGGCGCACGGCGCGCTCTTCCCGCACAGCTCCTCCCGGTCCAGCCGCGAGCTCACCACCAGCGCCCCGCTCGCCCCGCTCACCTCCACGCTCGCCCGCCGGCCCCGCGACACCAGGCGCAGCCGCCGCGCCTCCGCCTCGCCCGCCTCCAGGCCCAGGTCCTGCGCCAGCCGCCCCACCACCGTGCCGGCCTCGGCTTCCTCCGGCACCGAGTAGCGCACCTGACCGCCGACCAGCGCCCAGGCCgcctgcagcaccagcaccgCGGCCCCCCAGCTCCGCCGCGCTGCTCCACCGCCGACCATCGCCCTCAACGCCGCACcgctccttctcttctccgcGACACGCACCTCCCGACCCGCCTGCTCCAAACCCTCCGGCCGCGCTCGCC belongs to Meleagris gallopavo isolate NT-WF06-2002-E0010 breed Aviagen turkey brand Nicholas breeding stock unplaced genomic scaffold, Turkey_5.1 ChrUn_random_7180001844130, whole genome shotgun sequence and includes:
- the LOC104915689 gene encoding protocadherin alpha-13-like — encoded protein: MVGGGAARRSWGAAVLVLQAAWALVGGQVRYSVPEEAEAGTVVGRLAQDLGLEAGEAEARRLRLVSRGRRASVEVSGASGALVVSSRLDREELCGKSAPCALRLEVLLDRPLRVFHVEVEVTDINDNAPRFPAASKNISIAELSLPGSRFPLEGASDADIGSNAQLSYTLSPSEHFTLDVQRSEDHLESLFLVLTNPLDRESLSEHRLVVTASDGGRPALTGTVQLVISVLDANDNAPQFNQSVYKVQLPEDAAEGTLVARVAATDPDEGLNQEFSYSIVGSVPVSERDVFSIDPRMGEIRLQELLDYEVVRLHELQIEAGDKGTPPLSGHCKVVVEVLDVNDNAPEVW